The Verrucomicrobiota bacterium genomic sequence CCCAGCGGCGAGGGGGTTTTTGCTTTTGTCACGATGAATGACTGTCTAACGTGCCTTGATAGAATGAAAGAAAACTATAAGCATCACTGTGATTCCGCGCTAGCATTTGCCAAAAAGCATTTTGACAGCACTAAGGTGTGCCATGAGCTTTTAGAGCAAGCAAAGCTTATTTGACACCTTCAAGTTTGGTGGTCACGTAGTCTACAGACTGGCGAAATTTTTCGTCGCTATTTATGCGGCCCTCCACAGTCTTGCATGCGTGAAGAACGGTTCCATGGTCGCGTCCTCCAAAAGCATCTCCAATTTCTTGTAAGGACTTTGCGGTAAGCCTTCTGCTTAGATACATAGCTACCATTCTGGGAACCGCTATGTTGGCTGGTCGACGCTTGCTGGTCATGTCAGTCATGCGAATATCGAATCGCTCTGCCACACGTTTTTGGATTCCTTCGATGGTGATAACCTGACGTGCTTCTTGTTGAATAAAATCTTTTAGAAGATGTTCTACCTGTTCCTGGGTGATCTTTCGGTCATTGAGCGTAGCCCATGCGGCAACACGATTAAGCGCACCTTCTAGACGACGAATATTCGCTTTCACCCGCTCTGCTATAAATAGAAGGACAGAGTCGCCAAGACGAACTTTGATCTTTTGCGCCTTAGCCCTCAGTATGGCTAAGCGTGTTTCAATATCTGGCGGTTGCAGCTCTGCAGTGAGTCCCCATTCAAAACGCGACACTAATCTTTGCTCTAAATTCGACACATCACTAGGTGGTGCATCACTGGAAAGAACAATTTGTTTATTACCATCAAAGAGCGCATTAAAAGTATGAAAGAACTCTTCCTGTGAGCGATCTTTTCCTGAAAAAAACTGAACGTCATCAATTAAAAGCACCTCCGCATGACGAAAGCGGCGACGAAACTTCACAAGCTCTCCGTGCTGAATTGCATCAATAAACTCGTTGGTAAACTGCTCTGAGGTTACATAAACGACCTTTGCACTCGGTTTGCGTTGAATAATGTGATGGCCTACCGCATGCATTAAATGTGTCTTACCTAAACCTACAGCACCATGAATAAACAAAGGATTATATACTTTAGATGGTGACTCAGAAACTGCCAAGGCAGCTGCATGAGCAAACTGATTATTTACACCTACAACAAAGCTCCTAAATTCATAATTGGCTTTGAGTTTAGCACGGTAATCCTTATGTCTAGTGCTTTGCACATCTGCTACGGGTATAGGATTTTCTGTCTTTGGAGAGTCTTCTTTAGGAGAGGGGCTTGATTCTGTAGATTCGAAGACAACATCAACATTCTGTCCTATGACAAGCTCAGCAGCTTGCTTTAACTGGCCAAGATAATTTTCTTCTATCCAATACTGATAGATGGAATTATCAACCCCAAGTGTAAGACGCCCCGACTCATAGCCACAAGCCGTGATGGGAGAGAACCAACGTTGATACGCATCCGGTGAAATTAAATTTTGTAACTCATGGCATACCTTGTTCCAAAGAAGTTCTGAATCCATTGATGTAGTGCCGTTGTTGATCATGTGTTGTGCTATTAGATCTTCTGGAATTCTACAGACAAGAAGAAAAACCAATTTGAGAAAAATAGTCACATATCAATACCTATTTCTATCCTCTAAGATGGTCATTGCCTACGCTCACGTGCTTTTTTTCTTTCTTTCACTTGACTTAGAAAATAAGTCACAAATCCTTGGCTTCAGTTAACTGGGAACTAAATCCGCCGTTTTCTAGGAAAAATTTGTTTTAAAGCGATTTCTGATTTTGGCAGACTATGGAGACTTCAGGACAATATCTTCTTGTCGACGGACACAGTGTTATTTTTCACTGGCCCGAATTGCGGCGTGTTCATGAAAAAGATAGAAGAAAAGCTCGCAGTCTTCTAATTCGCAGTCTAAAAGAGTTACACGATACAACTGACTGGTTGGTGACCCTCGTGTTTGATGGTAAGCAAGGCCAATGCGAAAAGCCTCAGGCTGGACAAATGGTTATATTGTATGCAAAAGCCCACCAGACTGCAGATGGACTTATCGAGAGGCTAACCGCTCAAGTGGAAGAGGCCAAACGTAGCTTGGTATGGGTTGTAACCGCTGATGGAGTGGAAAGGAAGACTGTTGAGTCGCTTGGAGCCGTCTCAGTAGACCCTGATTGGCTCAAGAGAGAGCTTGAGCTTCAGGGACAAAATTGGAAGCAGTCGCTTGGTGAGGTTCACAGGCGCGCAAAATGGTAAATGTTTATAATTGACAGAAATTCAGTTTTATAGAATTCTACGTAAGTAGCTACAAATAGAGAGAATACAGGAGTTAATAATGTCAAATTCGGGAAAAGTCTTTCCTATCTTAACGATACTGATTAGCGTGGGTTGCATAGCTTTGGGCGTTATGATTGGTCTGAAGAAGACGCAGTATCAAACGCAGTTAAGCCAGGTTGAGGCCACGCTGAAACGGGCGGAGGTTTGGGGTGGCTACACCGGTGATTTTATGACCAATCCTCGTGAACCAGATGCTACTTTGCAAAGAGCTAGTGCCTTTACACAGGAGCTTCAGGACGAAAAAATTGAACTAGATAAAGCCTATGCTCAACTACAAACCGATTACGATACGTCTCAATCCAATGTCCAAAAACTAACAACTGATCTCACAGCAACCAAACGCAAACTCGATGAAACAACCGGCCAGCTAGAAGAGACGCAAGGCAAGCTTGTTTCTGCTGAAGGCAAACTTAAAAGTATCGATGAAGCGCTAAAAGGACGCGACCCTGCGGCAGTAGCTCAAGAACTGGATGAACGGAATGAAGCCTTCAAGATATTACGTGCAGAGAAAGATATTCTAGATGATAAAATAGCCAGTCTCAGCAATAAAGTTCAGAAATTTCAAGAGCTAGAGCAACTATCTCAGGAACAACGCGCGCCTCTGTCGCTATCCGGAAAAATAGTCGCCATTAACAAAGAATGGAATTTCGTAGTTCTCAATGTGGGTAAGGATGATAGATTGGTGGATGGTATTGACCTTACCGTTTATCGTGGGAATGATTTAATCGCCAAGGTTCGCACTGTCTCCGTAGAGGCTAATACAGCAATTGCTGACATACTACCTGATTGGGTGAAAAGTGAAATTCAGGTTGGCGATCAAGTCATTTTCTGACAAGTTACTAGTAGTATGTTATCTCGAATATTTCTTTGTGTTACAGGATTTTTATTTCTGCAAGTATTTTGCTCATGTGCCACAACCAGTGGTGATGAAGAAGAACGCGTCTCTACTCTTCCTTGGAACAAACCCCAGGGTTGGGAAGGGAAGGGTCCTGCCGGTAGTATAATAGGTGGCGCTGGCGGTTTGGGTAATCCTGTCTACTAGTCGGAAGCCTTCACAACCTACTGAGACAGATATAGGCTGGATTTAAAGATTTCTACGTCTTCATCATTGGTGATTACCTTATGAACGAGCAACCAGCACTCGATGCTTAGTCACCAAGAAAAGATCCCTCAGAAGAAGGGAACCTACTCACTTTATCTCAAGGAGCTTTGCTTGAAGTCCCCTCTCTTTTTATCTCCTATGGCTGGTTACACAACCTTACCTTTTCGCGTAGCCATACGATCACTAGGGGGCTTATCTATTGCGACAACAGACTTAGTCAATGCCAGGTCCTTGTTGGAAATGAACCCCAAAGGAATTCGGATGGTATCTACTTGCAGCCAGGATCGACCTTTGGGCGTTCAGCTATTTGGTTCTAAAACACAAGAGTTATGCGATGCAGCAAAATTTCTGGAAGACCTAGGCATTGATCTCATCGATCTGAACATGGGATGCCCAGTTGACAAGATTACTCGACAAGGTGGCGGAGCCGCTTTGATGCAAGATGAGGAATTAACTGAGGAACTTGTGGGTGCTATTGTTCGGTCGGTCCATTTACCTGTCACCGTAAAAATGAGATTGGGGTGGAATGACGATACCATCAATGCCCATCGCATTGCACCACGACTAGAAGAGATGGGGGTAGCTGCTATAGCCATCCATGGGAGAACTCGCGAGCAAGGGTTTTCCGGGAACGTCAATTTAGAAGGAATTAAAGCCGTAGTAGATTCTGTAAAGAGTATCCCTATCATCGGTAATGGAGATGTTCATTCCCCCAAAGATGCTAATCGAATGCTTAATGAAATGGGTTGTAAAGGAGTCATGGTAGGCCGAGCAGCATTAGCTAACCCATTTTTTTTTAAGCAAACCCTGCATTACTTAACCAGGGGAGAACTAATTCCTGAACCGACACTAGAACAACGTATCATGTTTATGCACAAGCACTTTGCATTAGCACTTAAGTACTATGGAGAAATGGATGCTTGTTTGCATTTTCGAAAAATGCTTACTGGTTATAGCGAGCATTTTCCAAAGAAAGAGGTCTGGCGCCGTGAGACGCAAACTCTTTCTACTGCAGAGGAGTATCTGGCAATTGTTAAAAAGCTAACGGATGGAGCGGTTTCTAAGAGTTGCTCTATGCCAAATTTGCAGTCCCTCATCTAATCGAAATACTAATGAACGATTAGAGGAAACCAAAGTGTTCGAGGCCCTCAATAATCCCTGAAGCGTAACACCCATTCAATCCGTCTTTGCCTTCGGCGAAGTATATTTTATCGATCACACCATTAGATTCTCCCACTTTTTTAGTTTCTTGCCTTACTTCATCAATCGCGTTAGCAACCAAGATGGAACGATAACCATAGGTTAGGGCAGAAATATCGTTACCCGAATCGCCCGCATAGATAATTTCTTCTTTGGACAATCCTTTCCTTTGACGAAGGTATTCAAGACCTTCCATTTTATTAGCCTTTGAGGGCATAATATCTAACAATCCAATACCAATCATCTCATCAACTGAGTAGGTAACATCGGCGTCTGAGCAGAGCCGACCAATGACCTGACGCACTTTGCTAATGACTGACCTCGCCTGAGAAAGGTTATCAATGAAAAAACTTGCTTTAAAGTCATTTTGGTGGTGTGCCTCCTGCAGTCTCAAATCCCTTGTTTGGGAAAGTTCCTCCTTTATTTTATCTATATCCCATGTGGGAGTTAGAAGCCTTATCTTTTCAATATAACCTAGTTCTTCTATAAACTCTCCGTTTGCCGTATCTACTTGGTAGACCTTTGTACCCACTTCAGTAACTGCATAGCTAGGTAGCGGAGGGTGGTACAAAGACATCCCTTCTCGAATCTGTTGCTCATTCCTACCTGTAACGTAGATTAACGTCATTTTATGCCTCTCTATAAGCTCCTTAAGCTTTGCCATTGAATCGTCATATGGCTGTTTTCCATTGGGAAATAAGGTTCGGTCAAGGTCCGTGGCAAGTATTGGCATAAATTTTTTATTTCATTTACTTTTCAATATCTCTGAAAACTTCTAGCTGAAGCCCAATGGCTGTCTAGCTTTATAGAGATTTTCATAGAAATTGATGGTTAATCCAAAGATCTGCTGTAAATTTAAATAATATGCGGAATTTAGACAGTTTCCACTATGCCTTAGAGAATACTGAGATGTTACTCGAACCTGAGCGACGTCTCGAGACATTCGGCACCTCTATTTTGAACTACTACTTAGTCACTGAGGAGATGGACAACATCAACCACTCCAATGTTCGCCAGGGCAAGATAGTTGCAGAAAAGCCCGATATCATTACTCCCGAAAAAATGTCCAAACTTTTACTAGAAGGTTTTGGCCAAGAAGGTGAAGCTTTTGTCGATGCCTTAGGACCAAAGTTGCGCAAGCTTGCTGTATTACAGTATGGCTTCAATCTCTCCAAGAAAGATTTGAAATTCTACCAACTGCACGAGCCCATTCAGGAAGTCTGTGAAAAAGTCTGTACCGAGGTAAAGTCTAAGAATGACCCTCTCTCAGTGGTTATGAAGGGAGTGGACGACGCTTGGGAAGTAAGCCTACTTAAATTTATGGTCGAGATGGTTGCTTCGTCAGGGCAGAGCAATTTTAAAGATCTAAAGGACTTAGGCTTTATCTAGCTATCTGGAAAGGTTTTTCCTGTCCGGTTAACTCTTTCAATTTTACATCACCTCCTTTTGTAGAGCTCTATAGCATATTCCATTGTTATTTTTCTTTGCCATATAAAACTTTGTTGATGCGTGATGGTTGTAACGTCTACGATATCTATTATACTTACTGATTAAGAATTGGGTATTTATGTAGCCTTAGTATTTGCTGGTTAGCATGCTTGTGAGAAACACCATATGGATGGTATACATATTTGGAAAATAGCCATAGATATAGCGATAAGCGCGCTGTTACTAAGGATGGTATTAGGGTGGCTTGTTACTTACAACCGCCTATTCTGGCTTGTAGTAGCTTTGTTGGGTTTGGTATGTAGTGGCTATTTAGTCGCTCACTTTGATCTACCTTTTTCCTTCTACTTAATGCTGGCCCTTGCCGGACCACTTCTCATTATTCTCTTTCTCTCCTTCTTACCTGAATTAGGTCGCATCCACCAAGCTATTAGCCATGGGAATATCTTCGGATGGAAAGCAGAAGCTACTTTTGAAGTCATCAGGGAATTATCCGATGCCTTGTTTGAACTGGCACAGAAAAGAAGAGGCGCGTTAATTGTGATACCTCAGGCAGACAGCGTTGAAAGCCTCCTTAGTGGTGGTGAGGAAATAGATGCTAGACTCAGTAAGACAATCTTACTGTCCATCTTTAACACTAAATCCCCAAGGCATGATGGCGCGGTCCTACTCAATAGAGACCGTGTCGTTCGTGCAGGAGCTGTCTTGCCCTTAGCCTCGGCCGAGGGTGCTGACTCAGAACTTGGAACACGGCACTTGGCTGCACTAGGCCTAAGCGAACGCTCCGATGCTCATGTTATAGTTGTCTCGGAGGAAAGAGGATCCGTATCTTTTGCCAAAGAAGGTGCTTTGAAAGTACTCCCATCCAAGACGGAGGAAGATTTGGAGTCTTCGCTTATTGACTATATGGAAATAGGCGAAAACAAATCAAAGACTAAGAAATCCATTATGGTCTCTTTGCTTCTATGGCTTATTGCCTGTGGTATATCACTTGCTGGAAGCATTCAAATAGAGCGACATAAAATTGAAGAGAAGCGCAAAGTTGAGCTAGCATTAGCCAGCCAGAATAAAGCCAGCAAGCTAGTCAAAGTGGCCATTAGTTACACAGGTAAGCCAGAAAATTTATTCTTTGCGGGCGAAACCCCTCCTAGTGAGTGCGAAGTTCTGCTCCAATATCCTGAAAACATTACGATACCTGAGCAACTCACTCTAACTTTGGATATATCTCAATATAAAGCTAGTGACCAGGCCCATGAGATCAATCTTTCCAAGGACATGGTTAAAAATCTACCTGCCGAGTTAGAGATCACAGATATCAAGCCAGTCTCTATCAGCTTAGTTTTAGCGGAAATCAAACGATTGCAACTTGATGTGAAGCCTCCTGAGATTACAGAGCTCAATGAATCTTTAAAACTCGTTTCCATTAAACTCCTAAGGCCCCAAGTGTTTGCCGAAGTCCGCGACTTAAAATTCGAGCAGAGTCCTGGACTGAAGTGTTTTCCATTAGATGTTTCGTCTATTACTCATGCTGGAACACACAGACTAAAAGCTAAACTAGATCTCCCGGTGACAATCACTCTGGTAAATCAAAAATTTTCTAATGAGGGCCTAGATATAGAGATTGTTGTTGAAGACAAAAACCCCACGCCTGAACCTCATGCGGAACCAACGCCTCTGCCGGAACCATGATTCTAATTCTTTGACTTCCTGCCTCCCGCTAGTTAAAAGACAATCATGGGTACAGATACGTCTTTTCATTCGGTTTTAGAAAATAGCCCGGAAGTCTTTAAAGAGGACATTCTCCGTCATTTGAAATTTACACTAGCTAGAGATAGGCATACCGCAACAAGGCGTGATTGGTATTTGTCAACCTGTAGCGCTATTCAAGACCGCATTGTGGAGCGTTTAATTGCCACACAAGCAGTCCATAACCAGAAGAACGTGCGCAGGGTTTATTATCTTTCTCTAGAATTTTTGATGGGGCGACTCTTTACCAACTCACTTTACAACGCGGGAGTATATGAAGAAGTGGAAACCGCTATGAAAGAATTAGGTTTTGATGTTGAGGGAGCTCGAAATGAAGAATATGACATGGGGTTAGGCAATGGGGGACTAGGCCGCTTAGCCGCATGCTTTTTGGATTCTTTAGCAACATTGGATTACCCCGCTATTGGTTATGGCATCCGCTATGAATATGGTTTATTCAAGCAAGAGTTTCAAAACGGACATCAAGTCGAATTACCCGATGATTGGGCTAAATTCGGTGTGCCCTGGGAAATTTGCCGACCTCAGTTCGCGATTCCAGTAGAATTATATGGCAATGTAGAAAATATCTTTGATGATTCGGGGAGCTATGTCGCTAAATGGGTAAACACATGGAAACTTCTAGGAACACCATATGATATACCTATTCCCGGTTACGGGACTCCTACTGTAAACTTTTTGCGATTATGGGAATCTGGGTCAACCGAGGATTTTGATTTTGCTGCATTTAATCAAGGCGGCTACAGCGAGGCCGTTAGAGATAAGAATTTTGCTGAAACGATCACGAAGATCTTATATCCCAACGACAGCACGGAAAATGGGAAAGAGCTTAGGCTAGTTCAACAGTATTTCTTTGTCTCCTGCTCATTGAAAGATATTGTCAGAAGATTTCATAAATCTAACCGGGATTGGAAAGTCTTCCCCGAAAAAGTCGCTATACAGCTCAATGATACACATCCAGCTATAGCAGTTGCCGAACTCATGCGCCTACTCCATGACGAAGACAAGCTACCTTGGGAACAAGCTTGGTCTATCGTGACAAGTACTTTTTCTTATACAAATCACACGCTCTTACCTGAGGCCCTAGAGAAATGGAGTGTTGGTCTCTTTGAGAAAGTTTTGCCAAGACACATGCAAATTATTTATGAGATCAACAAAAGATTTCTCGCAGAAGTAGAAGAAAAATGGCCAGGTGACGATGAAATGAAACGCCGCTTGTCACTCATCGAAGAATCCGGAGAAAAAATGGTGCGAATGGCTTACTTGGCCGTGGTAGGTAGCCATACCGTTAATGGAGTTGCTGCCCTTCACTCAAGACTTCTCAAGCAAACTCTTTTCGCAGATTTTGAATCACTAAATCCTGACAAAATTGTCAATGTCACAAATGGTATCACTCCTAGGAGATGGCTTCAGGCTTGTAACCCTCGCCTATCTACTCTGATCACTGAACACATAGGAACGGAATGGGCAAGAAATTTAGACGAACTAAGAAAACTAGAACCCTTTGCCGATGATGCTTCTTTTCAAGAGCGATTTATGGCCACAAAACACGAAAATAAAGTGGATTTAGCAGAAATCATTAAAAATGAATGCGGCGTCGTCGTAGATCCTCATGCGTTATTCGACGTCCAGATCAAACGTTTGCACGAATATAAAAGGCAACACCTTAACTTGCTGAATATTCTTTCTGCTTACCGCCGTATCCTTCAAAATCCCGATCTAGATATTCAACCAAGAGTGTACCTATTCGCAGCCAAGGCGGCACCTGGGTATGCCCTGGCCAAGTGTATTATTAAGGCAATCAATGCAGTTGGTGAGAAGATCAACAATGACCCTAAGGTGAAGGACAGGATCAAAGTTATATTTCTACCTAATTATCGAGTTTCTCTGGCTCAAAGAATCATACCTGCTTCGGATCTTTCAGAACAAATTTCCACCGCAGGCAAGGAAGCTTCAGGGACAGGTAATATGAAACTAGCTTTGAATGGATCGCTAACTATTGGAACCCTTGATGGCGCTAATGTTGAGATCAAAGAGCAGGTCGGCGATGAGAATATTTTCATTTTTGGCATGACTGTAGAGGAAGTCACAGAGCTCAAGAAAAAGGGGTATAATCCCCATGATTATTATCAACAAAACGAGGAGATTCGCACATTGGTTGACTGGATTGGCTCCAATTATTTTACTCCTGATGAACACGGTGCTTTGAGTCCTCTGAGGGACAGTTTTCTTACTGGTGGGGACCCTTTTATGATTTTGGCGGATTTTGAATCTTATAAACAGAAGCAACTGGAAGTGGATACAGTTTACAGAGATAAAGCTCGCTGGGCTAAAATGGCTATTTTAAATACGGCTCGCATTGGTTTCTTCTCAAGCGACAGAACCATCCGCGAGTATGCAGAGAAGGTCTGGAAATTAAAAACTGTTCCCGTTTAACAAACTCCTCCAAAGGGCCCCTAATCTCTGCCTAACTTTGGTCGATACTTCCCATAGGGAGTCCGTTGATTCTTCAAAATCAGAAACTCTTTAGCGAGCGTGTACTATAAAATGTCTCACTACTAGAGGAGCTAATGGCAGTAGAGAGTGACAC encodes the following:
- a CDS encoding glycogen/starch/alpha-glucan phosphorylase — its product is MGTDTSFHSVLENSPEVFKEDILRHLKFTLARDRHTATRRDWYLSTCSAIQDRIVERLIATQAVHNQKNVRRVYYLSLEFLMGRLFTNSLYNAGVYEEVETAMKELGFDVEGARNEEYDMGLGNGGLGRLAACFLDSLATLDYPAIGYGIRYEYGLFKQEFQNGHQVELPDDWAKFGVPWEICRPQFAIPVELYGNVENIFDDSGSYVAKWVNTWKLLGTPYDIPIPGYGTPTVNFLRLWESGSTEDFDFAAFNQGGYSEAVRDKNFAETITKILYPNDSTENGKELRLVQQYFFVSCSLKDIVRRFHKSNRDWKVFPEKVAIQLNDTHPAIAVAELMRLLHDEDKLPWEQAWSIVTSTFSYTNHTLLPEALEKWSVGLFEKVLPRHMQIIYEINKRFLAEVEEKWPGDDEMKRRLSLIEESGEKMVRMAYLAVVGSHTVNGVAALHSRLLKQTLFADFESLNPDKIVNVTNGITPRRWLQACNPRLSTLITEHIGTEWARNLDELRKLEPFADDASFQERFMATKHENKVDLAEIIKNECGVVVDPHALFDVQIKRLHEYKRQHLNLLNILSAYRRILQNPDLDIQPRVYLFAAKAAPGYALAKCIIKAINAVGEKINNDPKVKDRIKVIFLPNYRVSLAQRIIPASDLSEQISTAGKEASGTGNMKLALNGSLTIGTLDGANVEIKEQVGDENIFIFGMTVEEVTELKKKGYNPHDYYQQNEEIRTLVDWIGSNYFTPDEHGALSPLRDSFLTGGDPFMILADFESYKQKQLEVDTVYRDKARWAKMAILNTARIGFFSSDRTIREYAEKVWKLKTVPV
- a CDS encoding DNA integrity scanning protein DisA nucleotide-binding domain protein; the encoded protein is MDGIHIWKIAIDIAISALLLRMVLGWLVTYNRLFWLVVALLGLVCSGYLVAHFDLPFSFYLMLALAGPLLIILFLSFLPELGRIHQAISHGNIFGWKAEATFEVIRELSDALFELAQKRRGALIVIPQADSVESLLSGGEEIDARLSKTILLSIFNTKSPRHDGAVLLNRDRVVRAGAVLPLASAEGADSELGTRHLAALGLSERSDAHVIVVSEERGSVSFAKEGALKVLPSKTEEDLESSLIDYMEIGENKSKTKKSIMVSLLLWLIACGISLAGSIQIERHKIEEKRKVELALASQNKASKLVKVAISYTGKPENLFFAGETPPSECEVLLQYPENITIPEQLTLTLDISQYKASDQAHEINLSKDMVKNLPAELEITDIKPVSISLVLAEIKRLQLDVKPPEITELNESLKLVSIKLLRPQVFAEVRDLKFEQSPGLKCFPLDVSSITHAGTHRLKAKLDLPVTITLVNQKFSNEGLDIEIVVEDKNPTPEPHAEPTPLPEP
- a CDS encoding NYN domain-containing protein, with the protein product METSGQYLLVDGHSVIFHWPELRRVHEKDRRKARSLLIRSLKELHDTTDWLVTLVFDGKQGQCEKPQAGQMVILYAKAHQTADGLIERLTAQVEEAKRSLVWVVTADGVERKTVESLGAVSVDPDWLKRELELQGQNWKQSLGEVHRRAKW
- the dnaA gene encoding chromosomal replication initiator protein DnaA — protein: MDSELLWNKVCHELQNLISPDAYQRWFSPITACGYESGRLTLGVDNSIYQYWIEENYLGQLKQAAELVIGQNVDVVFESTESSPSPKEDSPKTENPIPVADVQSTRHKDYRAKLKANYEFRSFVVGVNNQFAHAAALAVSESPSKVYNPLFIHGAVGLGKTHLMHAVGHHIIQRKPSAKVVYVTSEQFTNEFIDAIQHGELVKFRRRFRHAEVLLIDDVQFFSGKDRSQEEFFHTFNALFDGNKQIVLSSDAPPSDVSNLEQRLVSRFEWGLTAELQPPDIETRLAILRAKAQKIKVRLGDSVLLFIAERVKANIRRLEGALNRVAAWATLNDRKITQEQVEHLLKDFIQQEARQVITIEGIQKRVAERFDIRMTDMTSKRRPANIAVPRMVAMYLSRRLTAKSLQEIGDAFGGRDHGTVLHACKTVEGRINSDEKFRQSVDYVTTKLEGVK
- the dusB gene encoding tRNA dihydrouridine synthase DusB, whose protein sequence is MLSHQEKIPQKKGTYSLYLKELCLKSPLFLSPMAGYTTLPFRVAIRSLGGLSIATTDLVNARSLLEMNPKGIRMVSTCSQDRPLGVQLFGSKTQELCDAAKFLEDLGIDLIDLNMGCPVDKITRQGGGAALMQDEELTEELVGAIVRSVHLPVTVKMRLGWNDDTINAHRIAPRLEEMGVAAIAIHGRTREQGFSGNVNLEGIKAVVDSVKSIPIIGNGDVHSPKDANRMLNEMGCKGVMVGRAALANPFFFKQTLHYLTRGELIPEPTLEQRIMFMHKHFALALKYYGEMDACLHFRKMLTGYSEHFPKKEVWRRETQTLSTAEEYLAIVKKLTDGAVSKSCSMPNLQSLI
- a CDS encoding HAD-IIB family hydrolase — protein: MPILATDLDRTLFPNGKQPYDDSMAKLKELIERHKMTLIYVTGRNEQQIREGMSLYHPPLPSYAVTEVGTKVYQVDTANGEFIEELGYIEKIRLLTPTWDIDKIKEELSQTRDLRLQEAHHQNDFKASFFIDNLSQARSVISKVRQVIGRLCSDADVTYSVDEMIGIGLLDIMPSKANKMEGLEYLRQRKGLSKEEIIYAGDSGNDISALTYGYRSILVANAIDEVRQETKKVGESNGVIDKIYFAEGKDGLNGCYASGIIEGLEHFGFL